Proteins from a genomic interval of Anas platyrhynchos isolate ZD024472 breed Pekin duck chromosome 4, IASCAAS_PekinDuck_T2T, whole genome shotgun sequence:
- the SPRY1 gene encoding protein sprouty homolog 1: MEPQSQHGSGGSLVVIQQPSLDSRQRLDYERESQPTTILSLDQIKAIRGSNEYTEGPSVVKKAGPRTAPRQEKHERTHEIIPINVNNNYEHRPSHVGHVAHQHNARAPVLSRSTSTGSAASSGSNSSASSEQGLLGRSPPSRPGSGHRSDRTIRTQPKQSSLIVDDLKGPLKEDLTQHKFICEQCGKCKCGECTAPRALPSCLACNRQCLCSAESMVEYGTCMCLVKGIFYHCSNDDEGDSYADNPCSCSQSHCCSRYLCMGAMSLFLPCLLCYPPAKGCLKLCRGCYDRVNRPGCRCKNSNTVYCKLESCASRGQGKPS; the protein is encoded by the coding sequence ATGGAGCCCCAAAGTCAACATGGCAGCGGTGGCTCGTTGGTAGTGATTCAGCAGCCCTCTTTGGACAGCCGGCAGCGGTTGGACTATGAAAGAGAGAGCCAGCCAACAACGATCCTGTCGCTGGACCAGATCAAGGCCATCAGGGGCAGCAACGAGTACACCGAAGGTCCATCTGTGGTGAAAAAAGCTGGTCCGCGGACAGCACCGAGGCAAGAGAAGCATGAAAGGACTCACGAAATTATACCGATTAATGTGAATAATAACTACGAACACAGACCCAGTCACGTGGGGCATGTGGCACATCAGCATAACGCGAGGGCCCCAGTCTTGAGCAGATCAACGAGCACGGGGAGCGCAGCCAGCTCTGGGAGCAACAGCAGCGCCTCTTCAGAGCAAGGACTGCTGGGCCGGTCGCCTCCATCCAGGCCGGGTTCGGGCCACAGGTCCGACCGGACAATCCGGACGCAGCCCAAGCAGTCGTCTTTGATTGTAGATGATCTGAAGGGTCCTCTGAAAGAGGACTTGACACAGCACAAGTTTATCTGCGAACAGTGTGGGAAGTGCAAATGTGGTGAGTGCACAGCCCCGAGGGCCCTTCCTTCCTGCTTGGCCTGCAACCGGCAGTGCCTGTGCTCCGCGGAGAGCATGGTGGAGTACGGCACCTGCATGTGCTTGGTCAAAGGGATCTTCTACCACTGTTCGAACGACGATGAAGGGGACTCGTACGCGGAtaatccctgctcctgctcccagtCACATTGCTGTTCTAGGTACCTGTGCATGGGAGCAATGTCCTTGTTTTTGCCTTGCTTGCTCTGCTACCCTCCTGCGAAAGGATGCCTCAAACTGTGTCGAGGGTGTTACGACCGCGTCAATCGTCCAGGCTGCCGATGCAAGAACTCCAACACTGTCTATTGTAAACTGGAGAGCTGCGCCTCACGGGGTCAGGGCAAGCCCTCATGA